A single region of the Primulina eburnea isolate SZY01 unplaced genomic scaffold, ASM2296580v1 ctg3_ERROPOS3189059+, whole genome shotgun sequence genome encodes:
- the LOC140821078 gene encoding polyadenylate-binding protein RBP47-like isoform X1 — translation MNGGDLNQQQQMQHQQQQQQHQQQQWAAMQQYQQQQWMAMHYPAMAMQQQMMYQQHYLPYYQQQQQQQQQQQYQQQQPKQNHQIQSSGEDNRTIWIGDLQQWMDDGYLQSCFSQTGEVASVKIIRNKQTGQSERYGFVEFNSHAAAEKVLQNYNGTTMPNTEQPFRLNWAGFSTGDRRPDSGSDLSIFVGDLSADVTDAMLHDAFAARYSSVRGAKVVVDPNTGRSKGYGFVRFGDENERSQAMTEMNGVYCSSRPMRVGVATPKKPSLQQQFSSQAVVLAGGFAPNGAVPQVQSDSDSSNTTIFVGGLDSDVTDEELRQHFAPFGDVLSVKIPAGKGCGFVQFANRSNAEDAIQRLSGTVIGKQTVRLSWGRNLGNKQQMRSDYNNQWNNGSYYGKQGYNGYGYSANSGYGASSNGHVNHQQPVS, via the exons ATGAACGGCGGAGATTTGAAtcagcagcagcagatgcagcatcaacaacaacaacaacaacatcaaCAGCAGCAGTGGGCGGCGATGCAGCAGTACCAGCAGCAGCAATGGATGGCGATGCATTACCCGGCGATGGCGATGCAGCAGCAGATGATGTATCAACAGCATTACTTACCGTActaccagcagcagcagcagcaacaacaGCAACAGCAGTATCAGCAGCAGCAGCCGAAGCAGAATCACCAGATTCAGAGTTCGGGAGAAGATAACAGGACGATCTGGATTGGGGACCTTCAGCAGTGGATGGATGATGGTTATCTTCAATCTTGCTTTTCCCAAACCGGAGAG GTTGCTTCAGTTAAGATTATCCGCAATAAGCAGACTGGTCAATCGGAGAGGTATGGATTTGTTGAGTTCAATTCTCACGCAGCAGCGGAGAAAGTTCTGCAGAACTACAATGGAACCACGATGCCAAATACGGAGCAACCCTTCCGCTTGAACTGGGCAGGATTCAGCACTGGTGATAGACGCCCAGATTCTGGTTCTGATTTGTCAATTTTTGTTGGTGATTTGTCTGCTGATGTTACTGATGCAATGTTGCATGATGCCTTTGCCGCTAGATATTCATCTGTCAGAGGTGCTAAAGTTGTAGTTGATCCAAATACTGGCCGTTCAAAAGGTTACGGCTTTGTCAGATTTGGTGATGAAAATGAGAGGTCTCAAGCCATGACTGAAATGAATGGCGTGTATTGTTCTAGTAGACCTATGCGAGTTGGTGTTGCAACTCCTAAGAAACCTTCTCTACAGCAACAATTTTCTTCACAAG CCGTGGTATTGGCTGGTGGATTTGCACCAAATGGTGCTGTACCCCAAGTTCAGTCAGATAGTGATTCATCTAACACTACA ATATTTGTGGGAGGGCTTGATTCTGATGTCACCGATGAAGAGCTCAGACAGCATTTCGCTCCATTTGGTGACGTTCTCTCTGTTAAAATTCCAGCGGGAAAGGGATGCGGTTTCGTCCAGTTTGCAAACAG AAGCAATGCAGAGGATGCAATTCAGAGATTAAGTGGCACTGTTATTGGAAAGCAGACAGTTCGTCTTTCTTGGGGTCGAAATCTGGGAAACAAGCAG CAGATGAGATCCGACTATAACAACCAGTGGAATAACGGATCATACTATGGAAAACAAGGCTACAACGGATATGGATACTCAGCAAATTCAGGGTACGGGGCATCTTCCAACGGTCATGTGAACCACCAGCAGCCAGTAAGTTAA
- the LOC140821078 gene encoding polyadenylate-binding protein RBP47-like isoform X2 produces the protein MNGGDLNQQQQMQHQQQQQQHQQQQWAAMQQYQQQQWMAMHYPAMAMQQQMMYQQHYLPYYQQQQQQQQQQQYQQQQPKQNHQIQSSGEDNRTIWIGDLQQWMDDGYLQSCFSQTGEVASVKIIRNKQTGQSERYGFVEFNSHAAAEKVLQNYNGTTMPNTEQPFRLNWAGFSTGDRRPDSGSDLSIFVGDLSADVTDAMLHDAFAARYSSVRGAKVVVDPNTGRSKGYGFVRFGDENERSQAMTEMNGVYCSSRPMRVGVATPKKPSLQQQFSSQAVVLAGGFAPNGAVPQVQSDSDSSNTTIFVGGLDSDVTDEELRQHFAPFGDVLSVKIPAGKGCGFVQFANRSNAEDAIQRLSGTVIGKQTVRLSWGRNLGNKQMRSDYNNQWNNGSYYGKQGYNGYGYSANSGYGASSNGHVNHQQPVS, from the exons ATGAACGGCGGAGATTTGAAtcagcagcagcagatgcagcatcaacaacaacaacaacaacatcaaCAGCAGCAGTGGGCGGCGATGCAGCAGTACCAGCAGCAGCAATGGATGGCGATGCATTACCCGGCGATGGCGATGCAGCAGCAGATGATGTATCAACAGCATTACTTACCGTActaccagcagcagcagcagcaacaacaGCAACAGCAGTATCAGCAGCAGCAGCCGAAGCAGAATCACCAGATTCAGAGTTCGGGAGAAGATAACAGGACGATCTGGATTGGGGACCTTCAGCAGTGGATGGATGATGGTTATCTTCAATCTTGCTTTTCCCAAACCGGAGAG GTTGCTTCAGTTAAGATTATCCGCAATAAGCAGACTGGTCAATCGGAGAGGTATGGATTTGTTGAGTTCAATTCTCACGCAGCAGCGGAGAAAGTTCTGCAGAACTACAATGGAACCACGATGCCAAATACGGAGCAACCCTTCCGCTTGAACTGGGCAGGATTCAGCACTGGTGATAGACGCCCAGATTCTGGTTCTGATTTGTCAATTTTTGTTGGTGATTTGTCTGCTGATGTTACTGATGCAATGTTGCATGATGCCTTTGCCGCTAGATATTCATCTGTCAGAGGTGCTAAAGTTGTAGTTGATCCAAATACTGGCCGTTCAAAAGGTTACGGCTTTGTCAGATTTGGTGATGAAAATGAGAGGTCTCAAGCCATGACTGAAATGAATGGCGTGTATTGTTCTAGTAGACCTATGCGAGTTGGTGTTGCAACTCCTAAGAAACCTTCTCTACAGCAACAATTTTCTTCACAAG CCGTGGTATTGGCTGGTGGATTTGCACCAAATGGTGCTGTACCCCAAGTTCAGTCAGATAGTGATTCATCTAACACTACA ATATTTGTGGGAGGGCTTGATTCTGATGTCACCGATGAAGAGCTCAGACAGCATTTCGCTCCATTTGGTGACGTTCTCTCTGTTAAAATTCCAGCGGGAAAGGGATGCGGTTTCGTCCAGTTTGCAAACAG AAGCAATGCAGAGGATGCAATTCAGAGATTAAGTGGCACTGTTATTGGAAAGCAGACAGTTCGTCTTTCTTGGGGTCGAAATCTGGGAAACAAGCAG ATGAGATCCGACTATAACAACCAGTGGAATAACGGATCATACTATGGAAAACAAGGCTACAACGGATATGGATACTCAGCAAATTCAGGGTACGGGGCATCTTCCAACGGTCATGTGAACCACCAGCAGCCAGTAAGTTAA
- the LOC140821079 gene encoding uncharacterized protein isoform X2, translating into MADDLCFVAKDSLIIKAPKKNPLIWRMSVLIFVMVCSVYICSVCLRQIGGWPLERLSRVEVVERPCELNNVKPLEKPFLHFPKPKSFSRGECACNPVRYFAILSTQRSGSGWFETLLNSHINISSNGEIFSVKVRRSNITTIVDTLDKIYNLDWFTSASKNECTAAVGLKWMLNQGLMQHHEEIVNYFNAKGVSAIFLFRRNLLRRMISVLANSYDQNAKLLNGTHKSHVHSHEEAKILAKYKPTVDTTTLLPNLNQLEDLVTKSLEYFKNTRHIILYYEDIIKNRKKLADVQDFLRVPRMELTSRQVKIHKGSLSSQVENWEDVKKTLQGTSYEKFLDQDYKL; encoded by the exons ATGGCGGACGATCTCTGTTTCGTCGCCAAG GATAGCTTAATCATAAAAGCTCCAAAGAAAAATCCACTAATATGGAGGATGTCGGTATTGATTTTCGTGATGGTATGTAGTGTATATATATGTTCGGTCTGTCTCAGGCAAATTGGGGGATGGCCGCTCGAACGTTTATCGAGGGTCGAAGTGGTAGAGAGACCATGTGAATTGAACAATGTCAAACCCTTGGAAAAACCTTTTCTGCATTTTCCcaaaccaaagtcttttagccG GGGAGAATGTGCATGCAATCCGGTACGATATTTTGCAATTTTGTCCACACAGAGGTCTGGGAGCGGATGGTTCGAAACATTATTGAACAGTCACATTAACATAAGCTCTAATGGAGAAATATTCTCGGTTAAGGTCCGGAGAAGTAACATAACAACTATTGTGGATACTTTGGACAAAATCTATAATTTAGACTGGTTCACAAGTGCCTCTAAGAATGAGTGCACAGCTGCTGTTGGATTGAAATGGATGcttaatcag GGCTTAATGCAGCATCATGAAGAAATAGTGAATTACTTCAATGCTAAAGGAGTTTCGGCAATTTTTCTTTTCAGAAGGAACCTATTGCGCAGAATGATATCAGTTCTCGCAAATTCTTATGATCAAAATGCCAAATTACTGAATGGGACTCACAAATCTCATGTGCATTCACACGAGGAG GCCAAAATACTTGCTAAATACAAACCAACAGTCGACACAACTACACTCTTACCAAACCTGAATCAACTTGAAGATTTGGTTACCAAATCCTTGGAATATTTCAAGAACACTCGGCATATCATCCTCTACTATGAGGATATTATAAAAAACCGAAAA AAATTGGCAGACGTTCAAGATTTTTTGAGGGTCCCACGAATGGAGTTGACTAGTCGACAAGTGAAGATTCACAAAGGGTCTTTATCTTCACAAGTCGAAAACTGGGAGGATGTAAAGAAGACTCTCCAAGGAACATCTTATGAGAAGTTTTTAGATCAAGATTACAAGTTGTAA
- the LOC140821079 gene encoding uncharacterized protein isoform X1, protein MECPNGIYIMFLFELLCVFKDGCFLFLIRDSLIIKAPKKNPLIWRMSVLIFVMVCSVYICSVCLRQIGGWPLERLSRVEVVERPCELNNVKPLEKPFLHFPKPKSFSRGECACNPVRYFAILSTQRSGSGWFETLLNSHINISSNGEIFSVKVRRSNITTIVDTLDKIYNLDWFTSASKNECTAAVGLKWMLNQGLMQHHEEIVNYFNAKGVSAIFLFRRNLLRRMISVLANSYDQNAKLLNGTHKSHVHSHEEAKILAKYKPTVDTTTLLPNLNQLEDLVTKSLEYFKNTRHIILYYEDIIKNRKKLADVQDFLRVPRMELTSRQVKIHKGSLSSQVENWEDVKKTLQGTSYEKFLDQDYKL, encoded by the exons ATGGAATGCCCCAATGGAATATACataatgtttctttttgaattgCTTTGTGTTTTTAAGGATGGGTGTTTTCTTTTCTTGATCCGG GATAGCTTAATCATAAAAGCTCCAAAGAAAAATCCACTAATATGGAGGATGTCGGTATTGATTTTCGTGATGGTATGTAGTGTATATATATGTTCGGTCTGTCTCAGGCAAATTGGGGGATGGCCGCTCGAACGTTTATCGAGGGTCGAAGTGGTAGAGAGACCATGTGAATTGAACAATGTCAAACCCTTGGAAAAACCTTTTCTGCATTTTCCcaaaccaaagtcttttagccG GGGAGAATGTGCATGCAATCCGGTACGATATTTTGCAATTTTGTCCACACAGAGGTCTGGGAGCGGATGGTTCGAAACATTATTGAACAGTCACATTAACATAAGCTCTAATGGAGAAATATTCTCGGTTAAGGTCCGGAGAAGTAACATAACAACTATTGTGGATACTTTGGACAAAATCTATAATTTAGACTGGTTCACAAGTGCCTCTAAGAATGAGTGCACAGCTGCTGTTGGATTGAAATGGATGcttaatcag GGCTTAATGCAGCATCATGAAGAAATAGTGAATTACTTCAATGCTAAAGGAGTTTCGGCAATTTTTCTTTTCAGAAGGAACCTATTGCGCAGAATGATATCAGTTCTCGCAAATTCTTATGATCAAAATGCCAAATTACTGAATGGGACTCACAAATCTCATGTGCATTCACACGAGGAG GCCAAAATACTTGCTAAATACAAACCAACAGTCGACACAACTACACTCTTACCAAACCTGAATCAACTTGAAGATTTGGTTACCAAATCCTTGGAATATTTCAAGAACACTCGGCATATCATCCTCTACTATGAGGATATTATAAAAAACCGAAAA AAATTGGCAGACGTTCAAGATTTTTTGAGGGTCCCACGAATGGAGTTGACTAGTCGACAAGTGAAGATTCACAAAGGGTCTTTATCTTCACAAGTCGAAAACTGGGAGGATGTAAAGAAGACTCTCCAAGGAACATCTTATGAGAAGTTTTTAGATCAAGATTACAAGTTGTAA
- the LOC140821080 gene encoding 2-hydroxyisoflavanone dehydratase-like: MASDSKEIAVDMQVFHIYNDGSIQRFLPIQFIPASDDPNAAVRSKDVVIDSETGVSVRIFMPSRCDTNQKLPLVVYIHGGAFCIGSVTGATYHNYLTELVEKANIIAVSVQYRLAPEHPLPIAFDDSWAAFQWVARHANSNGPDPWLNEHADFRRVFLGGDSAGGNIANDVAVRAGDRKLHGVEVEGIFLMHPWFGGKEVDKLYQILCPTSSARDDDPRLNPAVDPRIGTMAGRRVMFFLAENDPLRNRAKAYYEALKKSDWSGEVEIMESEGDGHCFHLFHPKTDKAVAVMDRLVAFLNAP, from the coding sequence ATGGCCTCCGATTCCAAGGAAATCGCCGTAGACATGCAGGTTTTCCACATATACAACGACGGAAGCATCCAAAGATTCCTCCCTATTCAGTTTATCCCCGCTTCCGACGACCCGAACGCCGCCGTCCGATCCAAAGACGTGGTGATCGACTCCGAAACCGGCGTTTCCGTCCGTATTTTCATGCCGAGCCGCTGCGATACAAATCAGAAACTCCCCCTCGTGGTATACATTCACGGCGGGGCGTTTTGTATTGGGTCGGTCACCGGCGCTACGTATCACAATTACCTCACTGAGTTAGTCGAAAAGGCAAACATCATTGCGGTTTCGGTTCAGTACAGGTTAGCTCCCGAGCACCCTCTGCCGATTGCGTTCGACGACTCTTGGGCTGCTTTCCAGTGGGTCGCGAGGCACGCCAACTCCAACGGCCCGGATCCATGGCTGAACGAGCACGCCGATTTTCGGCGCGTCTTTCTCGGGGGAGACAGCGCGGGAGGCAACATAGCGAACGACGTCGCGGTCAGAGCCGGCGACAGAAAACTCCACGGCGTGGAAGTCGAGGGGATATTTCTGATGCATCCGTGGTTCGGAGGGAAAGAGGTGGACAAACTGTACCAGATATTATGCCCCACGAGCAGCGCCAGGGACGATGATCCACGGTTGAACCCGGCGGTGGACCCACGGATAGGCACGATGGCGGGGCGGCGCGTGATGTTCTTCTTGGCGGAGAATGATCCGTTGCGGAACAGGGCAAAGGCTTATTACGAAGCGCTGAAGAAGAGCGACTGGAGCGGAGAGGTGGAGATAATGGAGAGTGAAGGAGACGGCCACTGCTTCCATTTGTTCCATCCCAAAACCGACAAGGCTGTGGCTGTCATGGATCGACTGGTTGCATTCTTGAATGCTCCTTAG
- the LOC140821081 gene encoding cyclin-dependent kinase inhibitor 6-like, whose amino-acid sequence MAEYLKISERRKAMAEEDVQLIFCKKRKLCSENSVSSAVSVGYGGFEDDESSDDVQKGSGSPDLENVDSENEPKSFETEISTPINGGVSSLSTPTSELCRDSEEVSMGSSTTSKKKQSSQAVKSLRDLASPAAEKIPSADEIEEFFAAAEKCDQKRFAEKYNYDFLKDVPLEGRYQWVRLRP is encoded by the exons ATGGCGGAATACCTGAAGATAAGCGAGAGGAGAAAAGCTATGGCGGAGGAGGATGTGCAGCTGATTTTCTGTAAGAAAAGGAAGCTGTGTTCTGAGAATTCAGTTTCGTCTGCGGTGTCGGTAGGGTATGGAGGCTTCGAGGATGATGAGTCGAGCGATGATGTACAAAAAGGATCGGGATCACCAGATCTGGAG AACGTTGATTCGGAGAACGAGCCGAAGAGTTTCGAAACGGAAATCTCTACGCCCATCAATGGCGGCGTCAG TAGCCTTTCTACTCCAACAAGCGAGCTTTGTCGAGACTCAGAGGAAGTGTCAATGGGATCATCAACGACGTCAAAGAAGAAACAATCTTCACAGGCGGTGAAATCTCTCCGGGATCTTGCATCTCCGGCAGCGGAGAAGATTCCGTCGGCTGATGAGATAGAAGAATTCTTCGCGGCGGCAGAAAAGTGCGACCAGAAGCGATTCGCAGAAAA GTATAACTATGATTTTTTGAAGGACGTTCCATTGGAGGGAAGATACCAGTGGGTTCGCTTACGGCCTTAA
- the LOC140821083 gene encoding uncharacterized protein translates to MYKVFQVIEGRSEVELNLDDSRLIPSCMSGQIYDSDPVDFVHDLGARFDLHRSMLRMPGSSKLLFLFAKGVTSSLDALFLIRFGSQNAEYWQTLYSSGGLGVPFLILSSKSDSVAPYSTLCNFAQHSQDVGGNVKIVKWTTSAQLGHYKYLTMQQTSAIAQLLEQAVSVFSQKNTKKLGEKSRTDYMHDVISDLICNLQNAAVDSNQSFLRVALWPNDHFFLPSSSAYHNNKEFGSLKEDKKERSSLRSSPCMHTNSVLGQVLFNICVPKTVEGWDIKFSGAHDHYCWTSTY, encoded by the exons ATGTATAAGGTTTTCCAG GTTATTGAAGGACGTTCTGAAGTTGAGCTAAATCTG GATGATAGTAGATTGATTCCAAGCTGCATGTCAGGCCAGATCTATGATTCTGATCCTGTTGATTTTGTTCATGATTTGGGTGCCCGATTTGATTTACACCGTTCCATGCTCAGAATGCCTGGTTCGTCAAAGCTGCTATTTTTGTTTGCAAAAGGTGTTACTTCAAGCTTGGATGCTTTATTCCTCATCAGGTTTGGATCCCAAAATGCAGAGTACTGGCAAACTCTTTACTCGTCAGGT GGTTTGGGCGTCCCCTTTCTCATTTTAAGCTCAAAAAGTGATAGTGTTGCTCCATATTCAACTCTCTGCAACTTTGCCCAGCATTCACAGGATGTGGGGGGTAATGTAAAAATTGTGAAGTGGACCACCTCTGCCCAACTAG GTCATTACAAGTATCTAACAATGCAACAAACATCTGCTATAGCACAGTTGCTTGAGCAAGCAGTTTCAGTTTTCTcccaaaaaaatacaaaaaaacttggagaaaaatCTCGGACAGACTATATGCATGATGTAATCTCTGATTTGATTTGCAATCTCCAGAATGCAGCAGTTGACTCGAATCAAAGCTTCCTAAGAGTTGCTCTGTGGCCAAATGACCACTTCTTCCTACCAAGTTCATCTGCTTATCATAACAACAAAGAATTCGGGTCCTTAAAGGAGGATAAAAAAGAGAGGTCTTCTTTACGCTCAAGTCCTTGTATGCACACCAACAGTGTTCTTGGCCAAGTACTTTTTAATATCTGTGTCCCTAAAACTGTTGAAGGTTGGGATATTAAATTTTCAGGTGCCCATGATCATTACTGTTGGACGTCGACATATTAG